The nucleotide sequence AAACAAGTGCAAATAGCTGGCTGTTAGTGATCCTTCCCGGTAAATGGCTTCGCCAGGAGCCGGGTGCTTTGCACGTTTCCCATAATCAATAATATTAGCAGAGCAGTCTGACTGAGAGCGATGGTGTGAGTGGCCTCGGATTTCTCCTTCCGGAAGGGGGGCAGACTGCATACCCTGACATCCGCCTCGTTCGCGCATTTCAGCGTGCCCTGGCAGTAAAGCCGTCATTGAATGTTGTTCGCCACTCAGTAGTTTTATATTTTCCAGACAATATAAAAAGCCACCACACTCCGCCAGGATAGGCTTGTTACCGGCCTTAAAGCGCTGTATCGAAGTCAGCATTGAGGTGTTAGCAGCCAATTCTTGTGCATAAAGTTCAGGGTAACCTCCCGGTAACCATAATGCGTCCGCTTCAGGCATTTGTTGGTCGGAGAGTGGTGAAAAGAAAACGACCTCTGCTCCTTGCTGCTGCAATAAATCGATATTGGCTTGATAAATAAAACTGAATGCCGGGTCACGTGCAATGGCAATACTTAATCCTACCAAACTTGCAGGAAATTCAGGAATTTCCTGATGATGAAACAAGGCTGCTGGGATAGAGTCTAATAACCGATCAATCTCGGTGCTATTGAATAGTTGAGCCGCTTTATTCAGGCGTAGCTCTAGTTCATCGGTTATTTCGCTGGCCTGTATCAGGCCCAGATGCCGTTGCGGCAGAGCAATCTCTGGTTGTTTAGCAACACTGAATAACAAGGGTAGGTTTTCTGGCAACGCGTTTTCAATTAATTCGCGGTGACGTGGGCTGGCGCAGTGATTCGCAATAAGCCCTGCTACTGTAATATCCTGACGAAAGTTAGCTAAACCACAAGCCAATGCGGCTGCCGTCTGTGCCATTGCCGACACATCCATAATGATGCCGACCGGAATATTAAATAAAGCGGCCAGGTCGGCACTCGATGGATCACCATCAAACATGCCCATCACGCCTTCAATTAAAATCAGATCTGCGTCCTGTGCGGCTAACCATAAACGTTGGCGACAATAAGCTTCACCACACATCCAAAGATCCAGTTGTTCAACCGGATAACCACTGGCTTGCTGTAAAATCTGAGGATCAAGATAATCCGGTCCGGTTTTAAATACCCGAACCTTTTTTCCACGTTGTGTTAAATGGCGTGCTAAGGCGGCCGTTAGTGTGGTTTTACCTTGTCCGGATGCTGGAGCCGTTAATAGCAGAGCGGGGCAGCTGGTTTGTTTCATAAAAGAGCGTCACACTGGGAATTAGAATTCGCGTGAAATAAAAAACGGGCCGAAGCCCGTTTAACATATAAGATTCAATCGCGCTGGTGGCGGCTTTTCCAAAGAATTTCAGAGCCGTTTTCCCGACGAGCGAGCACCCGCGCCGCGACGAATAATAAATCCGATAAACGATTCACATAACGCAATGCCAGCGGGTTGAGGTCATCAACACTGTTGAGCTGAACCAGTGACCGTTCTGCACGACGACATACCGTACGTGCCATATGACACAGTGCTGCTGCTTTGCTGCCACCAGGAAGAATAAAATCCTTCAGTGGCGGTAGTGTATCGTTTAACGCTTCTAAATTATCTTCCAGATCAGCGATTAATACCTCTTGTAAGGCATTAAAGCCAGGTACCGATAATTCGCCGCCTAAATCAAATAAATCATGCTGGATCTGATGCAGCAGAGGAATTAAATCATCTGCTGCATCTAGCTCAGCTCTGAGCATACCGATCCAGGAATTCAGCTCATCCACATCACCAATGGCGTGCATGCGCTCACTGCTTTTGCTGATGCGAGAACCATCGCCTAATCCTGTTTCACCTTTGTCGCCGGTTTTAGTGGCAATTTTAGAGAGTCGGTTGCCCATGATGTTTACCTTTTGTTACTCTTCGACTTTTTCCACAATCAAAAACTCAATTTGAGTTGGAGGCATATCCAATTCAATTGAATCGCCGTGTTGCGAGTCGCTGGCGCTGTCGATTACAACAATTTGAGGTTCCGAAGAATCAGCAATAGCAGTCCATAAGTAACCTTCTGGGCCAAAAGTAATATCGCTGATTTCTTTACCAGTTACGGCAGCATCCGTGATGGTTGTATTAACAGAGTCGTTCATCTTTATGATTTTGGTTTCAAGAGTAGTAAAGCCTTGCTCTATACCAATCGCAACATAAGGAACACCTGCCTGAGATACTGTAACATCCGTTACGTGGAAATAAGTGTCGTTACTGGTGTTATTATCATCTGTAATAACATTAAATGAAGAAAAAGTATCAGCATCAATGAGATTTGTTGTTTGATAGCTGCTTGCGTTGATGCTCACCAGGCCGCCAGAGCTAATCACGCGCTGTGGATCGCGGCTACTACCATAGTTCCCACGTCCGGCAACATAAATAGTATCGTTGTAAATTTCTAGATTAGAGATATTAGGGGCATTAACTGGGATACCTTTTAGGCCATCAGTTTGCGGGTTTGTATCAATCTCTTCATTGTTGCTTAAGTCGATGACTGCCACATACGCTTGTTTCGGCTGAAAGCTGGCGTCCAGACGTTGCAAACCAACAAATAGCTTATTGTCATAAATAACAGCATCTTGCATACGAGGGAAGGCTGCGCCTTCAACGGTATAATCGGATAAATCAATACGGGCTTTCACATATGAATCTGCAGAATCGGCTTGAGGATTCACTTGTAGTATTGAGGTGCTGCCATAGCGAACTACATATGCATTATCATCGGCATTCTGGATAATATGATGAGGGTTTGATGAGCCTGCATCTGGTTCATTATCATTTACCGAGTATGTGTACTCTGCATTAGCCAGGCTGGTTTCTGCATCAAAACGACTGATTTCGTCAATGCCAAAACGACCGATGTGATACAGAATATTTTCATAAGTATCAATACTGTAATCAGACTTATCAACAGATTGAATGTTTTGTGTTGCTGTACGATCGCCGGAAACCTTACCAGTTGCTAATTGGCTGCTTGAATAATCTGCGGCAACTAACTGAGTAACATATAGTGATTCTGTTGCGACGACATCGTTGTCGTTATCGTCAGATCCACAACCAACTAAGCCTGCAATAGCAGTAAATAATAGTACTTTTTTAAACATGATTTATCCCTCAAAAAGAATAATTTGCGTATAGGGTAATCCAGCGCCCTCTTGCCGGACGGTTGGAGAAATCCTGATACTGGTTATTGGTAATGTTTCGGACAGAAGCCGCGATGCTACCTTGGTTGAAAGTAAATTGATAAATAATATCAATGGATGATTTAGTGTCAGCCTCAACTAAATTGCTGCGATCGATATAGAGATCATCAGCAAGCTGATAACTTAATCTAAGGTTATGTTTATCCCATCTTTTGGAAATAGCGGCCAGGAAGTTATTATGGTAAATACCCGATAGTTTCTTATTATCGAAGGATTTGACATTATCACTGAATGTTTGACTATCATAGTGGCTGCCTGAAAAATGAATGTGGGCCACTTCATGCTGTTTCGACCAGTGCCATTCAATACCATCTAACTCTGCTTTTGAGGTGTTTTCATAACGTCCGATGCCGCGAGAATCATATACTGGAACGATAGCGTTATTCAGGTTTCTATGGAAAATGGTGAAGTGAAAGTTTCCATAAGGTGTTTGATTTCTATATGCCGCTGATATTGTTTTTGCTTTTTCGGGGTTCAGATCCACATTGTTTAGTAATAATCCACGATCACCAAATAATTCATATAATGTTGGCACTCGAACGGCATCTTTGTAAGAAAGTGAGAAATCGCCCCATAATGTTGAGTGAGATAAATTGATTAAATAATTATCATAGGTGTCACTGGATGTACTGCGATCAAACTGGTCTGTTTGGGCTCTATTAAGATTCTTTACCTGATCTAACCCGGTAATAATATTCGCAGATGTATCGTAATTTTCACTTGTCCAGCCCGCACTCAATTTGAGAGCAAGATTTTTTTGATTGGCGTATTGATCGCAATCTCCCCCAGGGGTTATGCACTGCCTGGAATCAGGGTCATCAAGATAGCGGCTGCGATAGTTTTCTTCCGAGTGACTGATATATACACCGGATTTTATAGAATGATTGGATAATCGGGATGACCAATCTAATTGATATTTATCCGTATAATAACGATTGTTATCGATGCCTAAACCAATAATGCTGGATTCATCAATATAAGTCTCATCAACATAGCGGTAAGCCATTTTCCATTTATGATTGACTTCATAGCTGCCTAATGGCGTGGTTGAAAAGTTACCCTTAAGGTTCAGTGACGATGTCTGAGTTTCGAGAGATGCTTTTTGTTGCTCACTATTTCTTTGGTAGTCTGGAAAATTCTTTCTCTCATCTTGGTAACGTGCAACTAATGTAGCCCAACGGAATCCCTGGATAACAGACAGCGTTGTCTTTTGGTATTCAGCATTATTTAAATTCTGTTTGTCGTTGCGGTTCTGACTATTACCGGCTGGTGATGGAACTTCTACCTCATAATTATTGGCGCTTTGCTCATGAGATAGTTCGACCGTTGAGTCTTTTCCTGCTGCTATAGATAGGTTAGCTGTATAGGTTTCGTAGGAGCCAACACTGGCTGACACTTTATTTTGCTGGTTGTCGTGGCCCTGTGTGATGATGTTAATAACACCGCCAATCGCGCTACCGAGCTCCAGGTCGGCCTGGTCGGTGTATACTTCGACTTGCTTAATTTGTTCAATAGGGATGCTATTAAGGTCGTAGTTACCAAACTGACCTGTATTTGCCAACACGCCGTCGATATAAAGTTTTGTTTGGCCCGAAGATGCACCTTGCACACTGACCAATACTGGGTCTCCAATAGCGCCACTTTGATTAACCTGGATACCATTAACAGACTGCATGAAGTCTGCCAGAGTTGTGTATTTTCCGGAGAAATAAGACTGATCGAAAACACGATAGCCACCAACGGGTACACTCTCTGCAGCAGGTTTAACTATTTGCAGTGGCAGCTCTGTTGTCTCTTCAGCAACCGTGAATGAAATCATGGTTACGGGTAACAGCATTGGCAGTATAAGTAGCAGTGCTTTCAATTCATGATCCGAATTTGTGCACAGCGAGAAACAGATGGAGTAATTGCATCAAAAATACTTCCATCGTCGCCCACCGCAACTATTGGTTTATTGCTGATATTATTCAGCGCTTTCAGGCCGGTATCCGGGCTGACGGCTTGTTGCTGTTATCCATGACGACTAGTCATGGCACACACAACTCCAACTGACACCTTCCCATAACACGATTGAGTTACAGTGGCTTTGAGTCAGTCAGATAAGCCGATCACCGTTGCGGGGGCAGCATTGGAATAATTCAGCAGGCGCTGAACAACACCAATTTCCCGTTTAACTTGATCAGAGATCAGAGCACCTGAGTCGCGAGAGAATATAGTTTGGCTATAGGGGGGTCAAGGCGACCAAGGTTGAATTCTTTACATACGGGGATGAAAAACCCTCATACTATTGCGGATTGCTAGCGATACGTAACTTATCAATGGTAGCATCGCGGCCATGGATTCATATTTTCAGGAGCATTGGCAATGGGGCAATTCCGCCTGTTACCTCTTATTTTCTTACTGTTTATTTCTCAATCACTGCTGGCACAGCCTGCAACCTTAACGGGTGCTGCGGTTCAATCTGCGGATACCAGTGAGGCCGATAGTCCGGAAGCCGATGCCGAAAAGCCCAGTGAAAAACCCAAAAGCAAAGAACTGGAAGTGATCAAGGCTGCAGCCAGCTATGAAGATGCTGTGCTGGCACAGGAGGAGGATGAGTTTCAGGACTCATTACACCGGGATACGCCACGTGGCGCTATGATCGGATTTGTTGAGGCGCTGAAAGAAGAAGATTTTGATAAAGCCGCTGAATTTCTGGATTTACGTTATCTGCCAAGAGGCATGTCGGCAGACAACGGCCCGGAATACGCGGTAAAGCTCAGTTCTATTATTCAGCGTCACTTATGGATCAACTTCCAGGAACTGAGCAATGATCCGGCAGGTATTCTGGATGATGGCCTGAGCAGTTACCGTGATTTGTTAGGTCAACTTCAGCTTCACGAAGAGAAGATTAACCTGTATCTGCAGCGTGTGCCTGATAAAAAAATCGGCAAGGTCTGGAAAGTTTCCAACGCCACGGTTGCACAGATCCCTAAGCTATATGAGCACTTTGGCTACAGCCCTTTAGCTGAGTGGTTGATCCCGAAAACCCCGAATGTACGTGTGCTTGGCATTTATATCTGGGAGTGGGTGCTTATCGTCGGTTATTTTGTGGTGGCGTTTTCGATTGTCATTCCACTGATTTGGTTGGCGAAGAAATTGGTGGTTCGTTCTTCTTATCACTTATCAGAAGAGCTGTTGGTTGTTTTGTCCGGCCCTGTCCGTTTTATGATGGCCCTGCTGCTGATGAAGGTGTTTGTACCTTATGCCACCTTATCGGCACTGGCGCTGGCGTTAATCAGCAGTGCAGGCTTGTTGATTCTGGCAACCGTCTGGCTGGCGCTGGGGGTTACCAGCATGGTGCAGCTGAGCTTGCAAAAACGCTGGCTGGAAAATGGTAATACGCAGTCCACTCATTTGCTGCGCCCGCTGTCGAACATGATTCGTGTACTGATCATTGGTATCGGTATCCTGATGTGGTTTAAACATCTGGGATTCGACCCGTCGACCATTCTCGCTGGCTTGGGGATTGGTGGTATCGCCATTGCGCTGGCGGCGAAGCAGTCGATTGAGAACTTTATTGGCACGATTACTTTGTACTCAGCGGCTCCGGTAAAGGTTGGTGATGTTTGTAGCTTTGGCGGTCGCCGTGGCACAGTTGAAGAGATTGGCTTACGCAGCACCCGTATTCGTACGCTGGATCGCTCAGTGATTTATATTCCAAATGCTCGGTTTGCTGAAATGGAGTTGGAGAATATTTCTGAGCGCGAGAAAATTCGTCTGCAAACGGATATTCGCCTGCATTACTCGACGACACCCGCACAGCTAAAAGCGATTAATGCGGAAATACTGGAATCCTTAGAAAAACATGAAATGGTGGCTGAAAGCCCATTACGTGTGCGCTTTAAGGGTTTTGGTGAGCATGGTCTGGAAATTAATGTGCTGGCCTATATCACCACCAAAAGCTTCCCGGAATATCAGGGCATTGCCGAAGAAATTAACTTCGACATTATGGAAACCGTGCAAAAACACGGCGCGCGCCTGGTACCGGTTGCGCCAACGATTGCCCCAAGCGCGAATTAACGCTGGCGCAGCTCAGGTTTAACTCAACTGTGCAAGCAAGCGGCGATTAAGCGGCAGCTCAATATTGAGCTGCTGTGCCTGCCGGATCAAATAGCCATTAATATAATCCAGCTCGGTCGGACGCTGATGTAATACATCCTGCAGCGTTGATGACTGATTGGCGGCTGTCGCTTCAGCTACTGCCAAGCTTCGCTCTGTCAGATCAAAATTAAGCGGTTGCTGTAATGTCTCAAAGCATTGCTGTACTTCGGTAGCTAATTCTTTCAGTGCCTGGCGATATTCATCATGACTGACCAGTTCGCCATTACGGCAGCGGAAAACCGCCGTTAACGGGTTAATCACTGCATTAATAGCCAACTTGGCGCGGATTCGCTGTTGAATATCATCAACAACCGTTAAACCGTTGGGGATGGAGGCTGTAGGGTGTTGAGCTTGCCACAGGCCAATATGGGTGTCTCCGCTGCCGGCATAAACCACCTGCTCCGTGTTTTGGCGATACGCACCTTCGGTGGAAATACCAGCCCATAAGTTGGCAGAGCACTGCTGCTGGCTCAGCCAGTCTGATACCTGTTGTTGTTGGCCCATACCGTTCTGTAATAACAGGATATTCTGTACCTGGGGTAATTGATTTGCGACGGACTGCAGAGCTTCTAGGGTGGCTGAGGCTTTGGTGGTAATGACCAGCCAATCAATGGCTTCATGCTGCCAGGTTGGAAGAGTCAGGCTGTGAGCAGTTTGTTGTTGATCAATGAGGGTCCGCTGACAACGACTGTTATCTCGAGTGATGCCATAAAGGACGTGTTCACGCCAGTGCCAGGCCATGAGTGTACCAATCGCACCTAAGCCTAAAATAGCGATGCTTTGAGTGGCCTCGTCTGTTGACGGTGCTGGTGTTCGTGATGCTGTTGGTATTTGTGGTGGTGAAGAGGAATAGGGCATTGCCGGATCACAACGGTGATGAAGAATCCGGCAATTATAGAAGGGCTTTACGTCTGAGAGGAAGGTTCAGAAATAACGGTATTATCCACAGACTCTGCTTCAACAGCTGCTGGCTGAGATTCAGTTTCCTGAACTGTATCGGGTTCATTGCCAATTCCCAAAGCCGACAGAGAATTCGGAGACCATAGCGCAGCAATTTTATTCAACAACGTTTGTGAATGATCGGCGGGCAAATTCCTTAACCACAACTTCAGACGATCTTCATCTTCACCGACGAGTTTCGTGATGTCATCGAGATGAGCGCCCCGTTCTTGCAACAGCCAAACCACAATCGGCATCAAACGATTAAACTGGCGGCGATTACGGGAATCAATTAACTGTTCCACGTTGAGATTAAACCGCTCAGCAACCAGTTGGCAGGCATCGTTATACATATGCCGCAAGTCTTCGTCACTGCGCGCGGCCTGAGCCAATGCTTGTCTTTTCAGGTGCTGATTAATGAATCCATCACGAGCTAATGCCTGATAGGTCGGGTGGCTGCCATGTTGTAAATCCAGCGCCTGACGTTGTGCCTGAACCTGCTGTTGCGATTGTTGCATCACGGTTTCATAACGTTGGGCGCGGTTATGACGGGTATTGCATAGCAGGTTCAGCATTGGCTCAACATGCAACCAGTGCGGCGGCGTTAACGCCCGATAACCCTGATCGCTGCTCCATGGATACAAACTGGCATCCGCTACTTTGCGCATTGTTTCTGGCCAGCGGTGTAGCTGAATAATGAGGTCGGCCAGGTAAGCTTGTTCATCAACCAGCATCACAATGCCCTGATCAGAAAGCACCTGTTTACGTTTGTGCCAACAGCGTTCGTGCATATCGTCAAAAGCGATCTGCACATCGTCCATCACTTCTGTCCAATCGCGTTCACTTTGCAGTACAAACTGCATTTGATGTTCATCCAGCACGAATGCCAGCAAACGTGTTTGTTTGATGTGGCCAAGTATCTGCACTCCGTATTCAAATTCAAATACCGAGTTAAAGATGGGTTGGTCTTTTGCTCCGTGTACCGAGAAATAATAGGTTCCGGCACCGTGCAGGGTCATTTTGGTTTCCATAGCACAAAAGGTAGCTGACTTTTGTGTATTTTCCAGTGTTGTCCACAGGTGCCGGTTTTTGCAATTCGATGATACTCACGGTATACAGGTCGGCTAATGATTTGAACTGACAGAATGCAGCACACAGGAGAACTCAGCATGCCTTCATTTGATGTGGTATCAGAAGTGGATAAGCATGAAGCACAAAATGCCGTGGATCAGGCGAATCGTGAATTATCCACACGCTTTGATTTTAAAGGTGTGAATGCCAGTTTTGAGTTAAAAGACTTTATTGTCACCATGACGGCGAATGAAGAGTTTCAGATTGAGCAAATGAAGCCGATGCTGGAAAGCGCCATGATCAAGCGCAAAATTAAGGTCAGCTGCCTGGAATACAGCGATTGCGTTGGTGCAGGCAAGCAGGTGAAAGTGAATGCCACCATGCGTCAGGGCATTGATAAAGAACTGGCGAAAAAGATGGTGAAGATTGTTAAAGAGAGCAAGCTGAAAGTTCAGGCGGCGATCCAGGGAGAAATGGTTCGTGTTACTGGCAAAAAGCGTGATGAACTGCAGGAAGTGATGGCGCTATACCGCTCGGATGAGAGCATTAAGATGCCATTGGCCTTTAAAAACTTTAAAGACTGATGAGTAAATCCTCAAACACGCCGACTTTGCAGGAAACAACGCCTGAAGCCAAAAGCTGGCGTGAAGCCTTACTGGTTTACACCAAAAAGCCGGTGATGGTGATTGCTTTGCTCGGCTTTTCTGCCGGGCTGCCTTTTTTATTGGTGTTTTCCACCTTAACTGCCTGGTTGGCTGATGTTGGCGTTGAAAAAACGGCCATTGGCTTTTTTGCCTGGGTTGGCCTCACGTATTCCATCAAGGTGTTTTGGGCACCGATTATTGACCGGCTCAAAATACCGTTGCTCTCACGTTGGTTGGGGCTGCGGCGCAGCTGGATTTTAGTGGGGCAGGCCGGCATTGCGGCCGGTTTGTTGTGGATGAGCGCACTCGATCCGGCTCATTCTTTATGGTGGATTGCTGTTGCTGCGTTATTAGTGGCTTTTTCGTCGGCAACTCAGGATGTCGCACTGGATGCTTATCGTATCGAGATTGTTGATGACAAGCTTCAGGGAGCGATGTCGGCAGCGTATATTTTTGGTTATCGCTTAGCCTTGTTGGTAGCCGGTGCCGGTGCTTTATACATTGCCGAGTGGGCAAGCTGGTCGATGGCTTATACCGCGATGGCTGGTTTGATGGGAATGGCGATTTTAGCGACTCTGTGGGCGAATGCTCCGGCCAGGCAAAATGCTGAGCAGCGTGCCGAAGAGGAATCGGCCATGGTGGACCAGGTGATGGGGCATGCGATGAATTTGCAGCAACGCCCAGGATGGCAACGCTGGCTTCTCGGTGCTGTTATTTGCCCGTTTTTAGAATTTTTTCAGCGTAATGGATTATTTGCGTTATTAA is from Bacterioplanoides sp. SCSIO 12839 and encodes:
- a CDS encoding cobyrinate a,c-diamide synthase, whose product is MKQTSCPALLLTAPASGQGKTTLTAALARHLTQRGKKVRVFKTGPDYLDPQILQQASGYPVEQLDLWMCGEAYCRQRLWLAAQDADLILIEGVMGMFDGDPSSADLAALFNIPVGIIMDVSAMAQTAAALACGLANFRQDITVAGLIANHCASPRHRELIENALPENLPLLFSVAKQPEIALPQRHLGLIQASEITDELELRLNKAAQLFNSTEIDRLLDSIPAALFHHQEIPEFPASLVGLSIAIARDPAFSFIYQANIDLLQQQGAEVVFFSPLSDQQMPEADALWLPGGYPELYAQELAANTSMLTSIQRFKAGNKPILAECGGFLYCLENIKLLSGEQHSMTALLPGHAEMRERGGCQGMQSAPLPEGEIRGHSHHRSQSDCSANIIDYGKRAKHPAPGEAIYREGSLTASYLHLFFPSNPEAISQLFSGINAL
- a CDS encoding cob(I)yrinic acid a,c-diamide adenosyltransferase translates to MGNRLSKIATKTGDKGETGLGDGSRISKSSERMHAIGDVDELNSWIGMLRAELDAADDLIPLLHQIQHDLFDLGGELSVPGFNALQEVLIADLEDNLEALNDTLPPLKDFILPGGSKAAALCHMARTVCRRAERSLVQLNSVDDLNPLALRYVNRLSDLLFVAARVLARRENGSEILWKSRHQRD
- a CDS encoding TonB-dependent receptor; the encoded protein is MKALLLILPMLLPVTMISFTVAEETTELPLQIVKPAAESVPVGGYRVFDQSYFSGKYTTLADFMQSVNGIQVNQSGAIGDPVLVSVQGASSGQTKLYIDGVLANTGQFGNYDLNSIPIEQIKQVEVYTDQADLELGSAIGGVINIITQGHDNQQNKVSASVGSYETYTANLSIAAGKDSTVELSHEQSANNYEVEVPSPAGNSQNRNDKQNLNNAEYQKTTLSVIQGFRWATLVARYQDERKNFPDYQRNSEQQKASLETQTSSLNLKGNFSTTPLGSYEVNHKWKMAYRYVDETYIDESSIIGLGIDNNRYYTDKYQLDWSSRLSNHSIKSGVYISHSEENYRSRYLDDPDSRQCITPGGDCDQYANQKNLALKLSAGWTSENYDTSANIITGLDQVKNLNRAQTDQFDRSTSSDTYDNYLINLSHSTLWGDFSLSYKDAVRVPTLYELFGDRGLLLNNVDLNPEKAKTISAAYRNQTPYGNFHFTIFHRNLNNAIVPVYDSRGIGRYENTSKAELDGIEWHWSKQHEVAHIHFSGSHYDSQTFSDNVKSFDNKKLSGIYHNNFLAAISKRWDKHNLRLSYQLADDLYIDRSNLVEADTKSSIDIIYQFTFNQGSIAASVRNITNNQYQDFSNRPARGRWITLYANYSF
- a CDS encoding mechanosensitive ion channel family protein produces the protein MGQFRLLPLIFLLFISQSLLAQPATLTGAAVQSADTSEADSPEADAEKPSEKPKSKELEVIKAAASYEDAVLAQEEDEFQDSLHRDTPRGAMIGFVEALKEEDFDKAAEFLDLRYLPRGMSADNGPEYAVKLSSIIQRHLWINFQELSNDPAGILDDGLSSYRDLLGQLQLHEEKINLYLQRVPDKKIGKVWKVSNATVAQIPKLYEHFGYSPLAEWLIPKTPNVRVLGIYIWEWVLIVGYFVVAFSIVIPLIWLAKKLVVRSSYHLSEELLVVLSGPVRFMMALLLMKVFVPYATLSALALALISSAGLLILATVWLALGVTSMVQLSLQKRWLENGNTQSTHLLRPLSNMIRVLIIGIGILMWFKHLGFDPSTILAGLGIGGIAIALAAKQSIENFIGTITLYSAAPVKVGDVCSFGGRRGTVEEIGLRSTRIRTLDRSVIYIPNARFAEMELENISEREKIRLQTDIRLHYSTTPAQLKAINAEILESLEKHEMVAESPLRVRFKGFGEHGLEINVLAYITTKSFPEYQGIAEEINFDIMETVQKHGARLVPVAPTIAPSAN
- a CDS encoding ketopantoate reductase family protein; translation: MPYSSSPPQIPTASRTPAPSTDEATQSIAILGLGAIGTLMAWHWREHVLYGITRDNSRCQRTLIDQQQTAHSLTLPTWQHEAIDWLVITTKASATLEALQSVANQLPQVQNILLLQNGMGQQQQVSDWLSQQQCSANLWAGISTEGAYRQNTEQVVYAGSGDTHIGLWQAQHPTASIPNGLTVVDDIQQRIRAKLAINAVINPLTAVFRCRNGELVSHDEYRQALKELATEVQQCFETLQQPLNFDLTERSLAVAEATAANQSSTLQDVLHQRPTELDYINGYLIRQAQQLNIELPLNRRLLAQLS
- a CDS encoding YajQ family cyclic di-GMP-binding protein, with product MPSFDVVSEVDKHEAQNAVDQANRELSTRFDFKGVNASFELKDFIVTMTANEEFQIEQMKPMLESAMIKRKIKVSCLEYSDCVGAGKQVKVNATMRQGIDKELAKKMVKIVKESKLKVQAAIQGEMVRVTGKKRDELQEVMALYRSDESIKMPLAFKNFKD
- a CDS encoding AmpG family muropeptide MFS transporter, which gives rise to MSKSSNTPTLQETTPEAKSWREALLVYTKKPVMVIALLGFSAGLPFLLVFSTLTAWLADVGVEKTAIGFFAWVGLTYSIKVFWAPIIDRLKIPLLSRWLGLRRSWILVGQAGIAAGLLWMSALDPAHSLWWIAVAALLVAFSSATQDVALDAYRIEIVDDKLQGAMSAAYIFGYRLALLVAGAGALYIAEWASWSMAYTAMAGLMGMAILATLWANAPARQNAEQRAEEESAMVDQVMGHAMNLQQRPGWQRWLLGAVICPFLEFFQRNGLFALLILIFIAVFRLSDITMGVMANPFYIDLGYSKTDIANVAKLFGFFMTIAGSALCGVLVVRWGIYKPLFIGAVLVSVTNLLFALLSLQSDMGDAMITPSLSWLALVISADNLSGGIASTAFVAYLSSLTNRSYTATQYALFSSLMTLPGKFISGFSGWVVDSAGYTEFFVLASALGIPAIALVLVLMWHDRESVSDKDGVKV